From the genome of Papaver somniferum cultivar HN1 unplaced genomic scaffold, ASM357369v1 unplaced-scaffold_10, whole genome shotgun sequence:
AACAGTAGAAGGAAGAGTGTTAACATAACCATACGTATTAATAATCCATAATTAAGGCGTAAAACAAATAAAATGCTAATCATTCCAGATTGCAAAAACCCATGCATAGATTCCCAAGAAGTAATCAGCGTATGACATACTCTTTTGCTCACATATATGCGCTATCGGTGCACAGTACACAATGAAGAATTTTCTCGTCATATACTAGGGTTTAGACCGTCTAAAAGTTCGACAGAAACCTAACGAAGTCTGTAGATCAAGTTAATACAAAGCACAtcctaataaaatcaaaagaaaactagCCTCGAATCTTAATAGATTAAGTTTTCGATTGCAACAGAAATCCAAAAGCCCTAAAAGGTTCAAGAAACATATAGCATAACACCATCACTGTTAGTAATCCTTATCAAGAAACTACGACAACCATTGTAGACTAACTACGACCTTAAAGCAAAACTAacccttctttctttctttaacAAGGTAAGCCTCTTGCGCCGTCTACAACTTCTTTTCCTTCCTCCTGGTGAAAGGATATATATATAACTCTACTGTAAAACCTACCCTTTTATTATTTCGGCTGATATTACTCAACCTAGCACAAAAataggtaaacctaattcaagTTTCTTAAGGGAGTCCACTAACTTGATACGGGTACCCAACCTCATATATTAgactaggaattactggttaatccagttTTAGAAGAACCGCTTAGTGTGTGGTCCAGTACTAAAATAAATTTaatcgctggtccaaaaacatgtttttggaccagattcTTTACTCGGTCGTCCATAAAACGTGCGAGACGTTATGCTGCCTTTTCTTAAATGCCGAAAATCACTCTTTGTGTATAATACCGATAGAGATGATATACTTCAGTTCTATACAAACAGAGTTCTCGATCTCTTCTCTGATGATGACGATTTCTCGATCTATTCTGTGTTGATGGCGATTTTCGTTAGGTTTTTCAAATCGTTATTATGGTAAGTTAGGTTTTATCTCatcaaatctgattttttttgttcttaatttctattttatttatgaGTTTTAATAGAATTGGATCTGTTTTTTCTATCTTTTTGTGATTCATAGATTCATACCTTGTTTTAATTGAATTGGATCTACTTGTTTTGAATGAATTTGATACTGAAATCGATAAAAGGTTCTTCTATGGGAGTGATTGTAATGGACTCATTGGGTTCTCTAGGTTAGAAGGACTTGCCGGTAAGCAAAAGAGTTTTGCTGATATCTTTCAGGTGACCTGCTTTTACTGTCTTCAATAGTTTTGCTTTTTTAAGTTTTTTGGTTTGTGTTATGTATTATAATTTGGATCAGTTAACATGACCAGGCTCAATATTTGATATTTATACCATCACTAGACTAGTTTGCTCTGCCTCTTGCGAGGGATTGAGTGGAATACCGAAGTAAATTGGAAGTATCATCATATTAGAATACAAGTGGATTCCTTTTTGAGATTTTAATGCGTTCAATAGCCTTTTCCTGTTCGTTTGATGTTTCTTGCAGTGGTATTGTATACCTTAGATATTACCAGGCTCAAAATTTTAATTGTGCGTTGCTTTTAAGGCTAAAGGGTTGAATATGACTTATACCTTAGACATTCGTGTGTATGTTACTCATTATAAGTCTCATATGGTGAATTTGTTATTAGTTTGTTTGGAAAATCACTAGTTAACTCGAATTACCTTTAATCAGCATGTTAGATTAGTGGTGCAAGCCATGGTTTTAAAAAGTCGCCTCGCGCTTTAACACctattttttgtgtttttatgcAGTACATATCGATACGTACTAGGTTTTCACTTAGTACATATTAATGTCTGCTAGCTTTTTATGCAGTACATATCAATGCCTATTAGGTTTTTACACAGTACATATCAATGCGTTGATTTGCCGGTTTTCAGAACTGAGGCTTCTTTGGAAGACGAATCGAATGGGTTAGTGAAGATACGGAACTCAGATGATTTTAATCTTAGTTTCAGCATCTCTTCAGTTGGCTGAACCCTTGTAGCTTTGGATTTAAGATGCTAAAAATATGAAACTTTTTTTGCCTGTAAGTATCTAATCGCTACATATCAACATGAAACTTTTTTTGCCTGTAAGTATCTAATCgctacatatcaacatgtactaGGTTTTCACTCTGTACATGTGAATATGTACTAGGGTTTTCACTTTGTACATGTGAATATGTGGTTATCCAACAATACGGGGGATATTTACTAAGTTTTTAAtcgctacatatcaatatgtactaggttttCACTCTGTACATGTGAATATGTTCTAGGGTTTCACTATGTACAAATCAATATGTACTGCTGCAAAGGAAACCCGAGACTCGCAAGAGGTACAAATTGATCTTGACATTTTGTATGTAGGGTAGATTTTTCCGTTTTAAGAGCATCTCATTTTGTATCATAGGCAATCATATCATTAGGGTTATGTTTACCTGAAATTGAGTTTCATAGCATTTTCGTTAATACATATTCGTATTTTGTCACTACAAATTTTGTCATTGAATATGTAACCCCAAACTAGTAGTATTGAAGCATACTTTTGGGAATTATCAGGTCTTTTGGATCAAATAATACATTGATCAATCTACTAGGGTTTCACTCAGTACATATTATATACTTGGTTTCActtggtacatatcaatatgtaatgtagTTGGTTGAGTTACGTTTTTTGGGTTTTCACTtggtacatataaatatgtattgtagTTGGCTGAGTTTCGTTTTAGTACATATCGGTATGTACTGTGGGATCGATCATACACTTTATccttcagtacatatcaatatgtactgctgAATCATACATAACTAGATTTGTGGTGCGTATCCAAGAGTATATAATTAAGACTTCTTAACGGGGGTCCCGCCCCTCGTAAACAAGAAATTTATTTAACTGAATGGATCAAGATCCTATTGGTTACTCAACTACTGGTATAATATGAAGGAAAATCATATTTGCAGCTTTTAGTATGACGGAATATTCATCTCTGTCTCATGTTTGCAGCTTTTAGTATTAAGGAAAATCAGTTTGGTTGAGTTTTATCCTTCGTAATTCTTGAACAACGATGGCTAAATCATAAATTTTATGGTAATGCAGTAGCGCACTCAAGCATATGTACCAAGTTAAAATGAACTTTGTGTACATTCATTCCAATTACGTGAGTACTGTCCACCGTAAGTCAGTTATTTGAACCCTTTGTTTATATTTAACGTATTAGTACTATGTTTACAAGAGCTTCCTGTCAAATCTATTACAGAAATGGATGCGCTCAGTGGTGCAAGCTTGCTAGACTAATTTTAGTCAAAATATTTTTTCACTAGGAATAGTTGAGAGACATAATAAAGTACTGAGCGAATTTTCATTTTTCCattatccaacagtacatatgtgATATATAATGAAAGTAATATGTTTGTTGTGCATCTACAATAGTATCCATTTTTGTCTAAGATCTCTAAGTTTATAAATCTAATATgccgtttttgttttttcaattgaGTACATATTTTGATGTATCGGAATGGAAATGAACTATGCGTTTGATGGACTGCAGGGAAATGACTAACAAATATGCATAAGAAGGGGCAAGCATGGAGATAAAGGcactatctttgcaaggttttggAAGTACATCTCCATATATAGAGTACATATTATGTTTTGACAATTCAGTATATTTTTTTCACAGTACATATGTATATGTACTCTGATAACTAGTAGGTTTTAGCTAAATATATATCGGTATTTTATAGGTTTTTActtaatacatatcaatatgtcttagtacatattaatatgtactaggCTTTCAGTTCTTATTTTCTTCACATGTATCTATGTACTGCAATTTTCTGTTTCTATTTGAATTTTATGACAAGTTTCTTTCAAATAAATCTTCATCAGATTAGGTACTTTGTTGACGACAACATATCACACTCCGGGTTTGCGCAGAGAAATCACACGCCGGGCTTGACAGCTTGCTTACCCGGCATACTATTCACCTGACGCGTGTCATCTTATGGAGAAAGAGGTGTTGCGTGGCGGTGAATTGTGCAACCACATtttaagatataactctagaaTATGCTAAACCAGATCCTCACACTCCAAAAAAAGGCTCATCCAACggaatttcttatttttaatagAATTAATAATAGACTTGAACTTGTAGTACTTGATAAGTTTCCAGGGAGGATGTATATTGTTAGTAAAATCgtcatttttgtttattttcttcctattagtCGTTGTTAAAGGAGATCTTTTGCAGGGTCTGGCTAAGACCTCGTATAAGAGATAATTTTATGCCTTTTTCTCCTCTTCCATGCTGCAGATTGTCTGCattatcttttgatttttttaatgaaaaactGCTGATCATTTTTAACAATACCTAGTTTATGATATTTTTTTGTAGTCCTTTCTGTTCTAAAAAAATTCTGAGTATAAAGTTCCAATTTTCTTATGTGTGTCATTTTTTACATTACATGCAAATATGTATTGTAGGTATTCAATGCTTCTTACTTATTTTTCAGTCTTCATAATGACAGTATAGGACGACAATATAACACTGCAAATAatggttaagaaaaaaaaactgtcCAAATAAAAAGCATGACATTTGCATTGAATCCGAAAGAGCGATtacaagtttttttttaaaaaaaaaaatagattctgATAAATGAATATACTTCATCATTTACATTATAAGATTTTAAAATTCCAAACTTATAAGTAATGTCAACTAAAATCTACTTTAGGGAAAGTTTTCATAAAATGGATTCAAATTTTTTCTGGTGACAAAAACAGTGTTGTTGGCATTGTAAGCACACCATAATATTCGATGGCTCTGCAGAAAAGTGCTTGATGAGGGGAAATTGCTCTTTTCCTGCAGTGAGTTAGCATAATCCTCCAAGTTAGCAATTCCGAGCGCCTATTACAAAATCACCAGCTGCAAGATCAATAGGTCTTGGAAGATAAATCTGTGGACTAAACACTGCAAAAAACCTGAGCATTGGAAACCATACTGGTTTAGTTGCCTAAGATGAGTTTTTAGTTGCCAAACAGAAAGGAAACTAATGGTAGTTGCCAGGCTTTGGTTGCCGTATGGGTTGTTTCGAAATGCAAAGGCAACTACCAAAACTGGCTTGTTGCTATGCGTACTTTTGGCAACTCAAATTTTAGTAGCCAAATACGTTATTTGTTAAGTGCGATAAATTAGACCTACTAGTTTTCGCAGTTGTTAGTTACTTGCCAAACATTCAAACAACTACATCTATCTAGTTATCATGTACTTGCCAAACAATATGGCAACTAATATACATCTTGTTGTGAATTTATATGGCAACCAATTTGGTAGTAACCAAATATTGTTATTTCATAATTGCAATAGGTTAAAGCAATTAAGTTGTAGTTGGCATGTAGTTTCCGATTCATTCAACAAGTAACATCAGTAGTTGTCAGATGGTTCCTGATTCAATTCACAACTAAAATCGGCAACAACATATGGAATTGCTTTAAAATCTGACAGTTTTGTAGTTCCCATATGACAGGTGCTAGATTAATTACTTTGGGCTCTGTAAAAGTTGCCAATGAAGGTTCAGTTGGTCAAATGTATAGACCAATGCATGCAGCTTTCATAGATTGCTGTGCTGTTCAGACCAATGCATGCAGCTTTCATAGATTGCTGTGCCAAAGTGGTTGGGACTTGGTTCAACGAAATAATACCACAAAAGTTTAGTAATTAATTGGTCAAACGTTCAAACCAATGCAATTTCTAGGTAGCAGAGTTCTGTAAACTAATATTAATACGAAATTaacaattaaattaaataaatgcATGCCATAACTAAAGCTGAACACAAACTAATTCCAAAGTAatttattatttataattaaTAATACATTTATTATTTCGATTACAACAAAGATATACATAAGAGATCACATTATgcctataaaaaagaaaaaagaaaaaacaaacataGGGATGATAACAATCTGATGGTACAATGCTGCTTGGTCAGCACGAACAGATGGTCCTTCCAAAGAGATGCACTGCAACACAAATGCCATACAAAAAAGAGGATCAGATGAAATGGCACCAGTTTGAACCATCTTATAAGTAAACAATAAGATTCTCTTGGCAACCTACTAAGGAAAACAGGCCAATTTGAAAATACATTGACAGACAACTATTTGTGACAAAATAGCACGTtctaatttacatgaaaacagGTTCTCTGTAAAACACAGAAAAAGCTACAAGAAAAAGAATAGTGTAGATACCTTTTAGTCAAAAACCAATAAGCCTTCCTCTTAACCTGGTTAGatttgataaaaacataaaaaccaCAACTTAAGAACGCAAGCTCATTCAAATTCATGAAGAATGCATTGAAGTATTACAACGGAGCTTGTTCATGCTTATTAAACTTCCAGTCAAATCGAATTCGAAAACAACAATTAAGGATAATAAAATCATGTGAGAACCATTTCAATTATTGCAAGGCTAATATGAAGAATAAAAGAGCAGATGAGTCTATATAAACTTATTATTAACCTAATAATAGTAATTAAAAGAGATACTATAATCTAAATGATACACACATAAGAACAATCAAGAACACCATTAATCAGAACTAAGACACTACCAGAATGATGTGTTACAGCAACAGGTAGGGAGAGTACTGGCTTTTACACATGAAAAGATATTCACCACTTAAATGATATGCCTAAGAAAATCAACATACACAAACTAAAGATTTAAATATAAATTTAAGATTGAATAACCAATATCAGAGATAAATGAATAACTAGCATTACATGGGAGTCAATAGACAAGATTCAATTTCGTTTACAACACTAACGTAATTTTGGGCTAACAGAACCAATTGCCAGGCACTTGCCAAACACGTTGAAAGCTAATTTTATTTAGTAGGATCCAAGAAACATTTATACCAGCTAGCCAACAATGACATAATATTATAACAAACAGTCTGGTTTCGCCAAAATTAAATGCCGGAAATCTAGATGCAATAAATAGCCAAACAAAAGAAAGTATACCAAACAAAATTTGAAACCTACAAACAATTTGCTAAAAGAAATCTGGTGAAACCAAAAATGCTACGGAGACTACATAATTTCAACGTTTTTCAATGATAAAGTCATAACCTGATCAACATTATATAGGTGAGATCTGAGTACATGACTTCTACCCACTAACTACATGCTGCAATCACAACTAATGTTTAAAACAATCTAACATACTGACCATTATCTAATCCCACTAACAACCTTAATGGCCGGCTTTGTTAACAGCACTACTAACAACTGGTTAGTGTTATATGGAAATTAAAGGAATATGTGCAAggaattgaaacatgaattcctACTAAACAAGACTTCCTAGATTGAGTTTAATTAAAACTCTAATAATCAGATAATACTTATAAAGTTGAAAATTTCACATAAAAATAGTAAGAGTAAATCTACAAAACACTAACTCATAGAGCAATAGAGATCTTAAACATACACAGTGAAGATATGCAAGATTTAACAAGGAATCCCCCGCAAAATTCAGCAACTGATTCAGAAGGCTCTACCTCAATCTTCATTTTATCatctacaaaatcaaaaatactaaccgGAATAAGTTAGTAACACTAATTAACCCATCAAAACTAATCAAATGACCAACAGTAAATGAGACTTAGCTTACGCAGAGGTGTTCTCTCATGTACATCCTTAAACTCCTTCCTATTTTGGGAATCAACTCTTCACAAAATCGAGATGGAGACTTCATGGATCCGTATAGACAAATGGAATTGATGTTAACGGTAGTGGTCATAATTACAGACTTCTTCGCAATAACAGTTGGGTTGTTTTGAATCTAGGGCAATTGGATTGAAGACTTCTTccaaagcagcagcaacaaaagaTTTTGGGGGTTTTCTGGGCCGTATGAGATTGGGGTTGATGATCTTGGGAAAGGGAAGAAGATTAGTATGATTGCTGAACTGCGGGGTCGAATTGGTGAAAATTTTGAGCAGAATTTTATGCCCACAGTGCACATATTGATGGACCGAGAGTTCAAagatttagggtttttaaaaaacaAATGAACCAATAATTTCAGTTCTTCAAAACAATACTTACAACAACAGAAAACCTCAAACCTCCTTTGGTTTCATCACTTCGACTAATACTAGCACTTCGTCCTCCGTGAATCTCTACTTGCCTTTCGTCCTTAACCATCGATGAATCTCTACATTCACTTTGGCAAAAAAAAACCTTCACCATCAACGGATCTATGATAGATTTCATTTGATGTGTCTCTGCAACAGGGTTAAGTTTAACATCAATTCTTTCGCTTGATAGATTTCATAGATCTCATTTCTTTCGATTAGAAATCAAAAGGAGGATTATATTAGAGAGAGGATGCAAAGAGAGTTGAGATAACGGCGCAGAAGTGGGAAATGAAGAGATTAGGGTTATGGCTGGGTGATAATATCCATATGGGTGTCATACAGTGTATCAGGTTGGATGATTATACTAGCTCCAACGCTTACGTGATTGGTTGAGGAAGATCTAATGGTTATTTACAGCCACGTGTAAATTAAACAAACGATACTTTGTATTCCGATCCTCAATTGGAAAGATGCATTtggtataaaaaaaaaatccccaaaaaattTCGATCCTCAATTGGAAAGATGCATtttgtataaaaaaaataaatccccAAAGAAACCTCAGCGACAGTAATTCAATGGTAAAATTATTAGAGGATGTGATGATTTTTTAGATGTTTGATACTCGCACACTTGTATTCGTAGAGTAGTATTAGTTTAGTTGGATGTATGAAACtcttttttgaaatatatagtcaaatgattattttttttgaattgacttccataaatctaaaaacatgtctAACGAGATCAAACAAATGCTTCAGTCGGATAAATTTGACTTGGAATCAACTTATTTTCTTtttcgataaaaaaaaaaaactgtaactATTTTGCAAAAATGCATAGTGGAAATGAAttacaaggaaaaaaaattaagttTGAAATCCAATATTTGTCATAGACCTTCGATGcatataaaataaatctaaaagcaaATGAATTTCTTTTTGGAATTGACTTGTGCAGATCGCTAAGCATATCGGATGAGGAGTGATTAGGAGTTACAGCGATTTTTCTCCAAAATCCATATATAAATATAATACTAGTTCGAATAGTATCGCAACCCTAATCAAAATACGTTATGATATTAATATTTCGGCTTTCTAATTCCAAATAAAATCTTGTTTTCAGTTGTCCTTTGATATATCCTACAGACAACCTCGAACGTCATTATATTCCTCAAGAGGATACATATGTATGTACACTTTGGTTGTTTAAGCCATAAAATGAATCCATTTTTCTTGTTATTCTTCTCGGTCTAAGGTTCATGAAATTTTTAATGAGTTTAgagaggatttttttttgttgagttaGGTTTCCTTGTTTCACATTTTTAGTTTTCTCCGagtaaggttaaaagagaaacgTAACCCTAGATAGGAGGGTAATAAAAATGTAGGAACAGTAAGAGATGGCtatgtttatattttttatttactttcaGGTTTATCATAGATATTATGGTGGGGTGTCTCAAGTAACTAATTAACGAATTTTAGAGTCGTATACTTTTCTTAAACAAATTTTAGAGTGGTATAACCCTTTCTCCAAATTGACTTATGTAAAACTATATGCGCCTCCGATTCAATTGAACACAACTTATAAAGTTGTATATACGTGCGTTGTCATGGAATTCGGCTTATACACATCCATCGATATTACTCAATTCTACATGACTTCACCTGGATTGAATCAATTTCTCCGGTTACAAATTAATCTCACATAATGTCACTCGAACTTGCTCAATTTTATTTGGATATTCAATTAATTTCTTTATTATTAGTGGTGGAACGCATGCGCAAAGGTCAATCTTTCTGAAGAACTTTTTCCCCGACTTGTTATATCTATTACTTTCttcaaatatccccaaatttcgctCCACTAATCTTATCGAACAACGTATTAACAAGATTTTATTGATTACAAATGATACAAGTCTCCTGTTCGATCTATAAACATGGAGTACAAATATCATTGACATGTGCATACATGTATGGTCCATTTTTACCGAAAATACTTCCTATCATATTATTTATCCCAAAACATTTCTCGCGAAGACTGGATGCACATGTCTCGTACAACGGTAAAGGCACCCTCTTTTTTCCATATGCAGGCTGAACGCAGCGAGATCAATTCCTATCAGAGAAGATTGGATTCTCATTTTCACCAATTTCCTCTAAAGATAGAATTGAGATTAGGTCTTGTTGATAGGGTGGCAGTTGGATTAGTAATGAGACTTGTCCAACTTGCTTGTCCACCAAACTTATACAATATCGCTTGACCTTACTCGTTTTCATCGTGATACCATCCATTTCCTCGACTATCCATTAGTTTCACCGAATATCTATCGATCTTACTCAATTTTACTGACTTCACCTGGATTTCGTCAATTTATATGGTATTCATCAATATAACTCAATGTCGCTCGACTTTGCTCAATTTCACTCGGATTCCTTCGATTTTTCCTTTAAATGCATAAATTTTACC
Proteins encoded in this window:
- the LOC113327009 gene encoding uncharacterized protein LOC113327009, with the protein product MKSIIDPLMVKVFFCQSECRDSSMVKDERQVEIHGGRSASISRSDETKGGLRFSVVVKRKAYWFLTKSASLWKDHLFVLTKQHCTIRLLSSLCLFFLFSFL